A genome region from Heliangelus exortis chromosome 12, bHelExo1.hap1, whole genome shotgun sequence includes the following:
- the RPL29 gene encoding large ribosomal subunit protein eL29 — protein MAKSKNHTTHNQSRKWHRNGIKKPRSHRYESLKGVDPKFLRNMRFAKKHNKKGLKKMQANNAKQAAAQQKKD, from the exons ATGGCCAAGTCCAAGAACCACACCACGCACAACCAGT CCCGCAAGTGGCACAGAAATGGCATCAAGAAGCCCAGATCCCATAGATACGAATCTCTCAAAGGG GTCGATCCCAAGTTTCTGAGGAACATGAGGTTTGcaaagaaacacaacaaaaaggggCTGAAGAAGATGCAGGCCAACAATGCcaagcaggcagctgctcagcagaagAAGGACTGA